In Anseongella ginsenosidimutans, one genomic interval encodes:
- a CDS encoding Dabb family protein: MKSKNLVNSITTGMFIFAFGFISCQMSPSSSDSAGSPDSAASAPAALESGTAVAPAKVQHMVCFKFKEGVTEEQKQQHMADFAALKDSIPEVKSYSGAYTFEVSYEKTADYDCMHIAGFDSEEGLETYFHHPAHQRFIERNKDAWADVIVVNSKE, from the coding sequence ATGAAATCAAAGAACTTAGTTAATTCAATCACTACCGGTATGTTTATTTTTGCCTTCGGCTTTATCAGCTGCCAAATGAGCCCCTCCTCTTCGGATTCAGCCGGATCCCCTGATTCTGCCGCCTCGGCTCCTGCGGCCCTGGAAAGCGGAACCGCAGTCGCACCGGCAAAAGTGCAGCACATGGTTTGCTTTAAATTCAAAGAAGGCGTTACCGAAGAACAAAAGCAGCAGCATATGGCTGATTTTGCCGCTTTAAAAGATTCTATCCCCGAAGTAAAAAGCTATTCCGGCGCCTATACTTTTGAAGTAAGCTACGAGAAAACCGCCGATTACGACTGCATGCATATTGCGGGCTTCGATTCGGAAGAAGGGCTGGAAACCTATTTCCATCACCCTGCCCACCAGCGCTTTATTGAACGCAATAAGGATGCCTGGGCCGATGTGATCGTCGTCAACTCGAAGGAATAA
- a CDS encoding RagB/SusD family nutrient uptake outer membrane protein, which translates to MKALINKYSILIMSVLLLISCSEDFLETEPSTEFSETAVWNDPALVETFINQIYYRLDEPLTDGRMKANYVDEAHYRGNSAAFNFNNSDITSDNLPGWGVSRYRSWDDLYKTIRYCNIFLEKVDEVPFSDALVDGKTERDRMTGEVHFLRAYLYHFLTSVYGGVPIITEVYDLDAEFNIARNTYEECVNFIVEECDKAASLLPDEHTGDNIGRASRGAALALKSRVLLYAASDLYNTPVFSDYPNPELIGYTGGDRTARWQAAKDAAKAVIDLGLYKLYKAEPGPGDSVARNITEIFLSRHTEEDIFVKFFTTPMAQRFGLYTSPNGYHGWGANAPIGELVDDFEMADGTKFDWGNPAHAASPYQNREPRFYATILYNGAPWRERPDDVKGLDPFNRVQTGVWQTWDEAAGKMVEMYGVDTRKSTVEDWNGSYTGYYCRKYVDPAIDAQYVRQAVTWRFIRYGEILLNYAEACIELGEEEEARTYINKIRRRAGLPPVTESGADLRERYRNERRIELAFEDQRFYDVRRWVIGPEAYQPIHVAKVVYELQPDHTTATVPTVTHEPFETHSWEDKAYFLPIMRNEMNKNNLLIQNPGY; encoded by the coding sequence ATGAAAGCTTTGATCAACAAATATTCAATATTGATAATGTCGGTTTTGCTGCTAATTTCCTGCAGCGAGGATTTCCTGGAAACCGAGCCTTCTACGGAATTTTCCGAAACGGCCGTCTGGAACGACCCGGCACTGGTGGAAACCTTTATTAACCAGATCTATTACCGCCTGGACGAACCGCTTACCGACGGGAGAATGAAGGCCAATTACGTGGACGAGGCGCATTACCGCGGCAACAGCGCTGCTTTCAATTTCAATAACAGCGATATCACTTCCGATAACCTGCCCGGATGGGGTGTTTCCCGGTACCGCTCGTGGGATGATCTTTACAAGACCATCCGGTATTGCAATATCTTCCTGGAAAAAGTCGATGAAGTTCCTTTCAGCGACGCCCTGGTAGACGGCAAGACCGAACGGGACAGGATGACCGGCGAGGTCCATTTTCTACGGGCTTACCTGTACCACTTCCTCACCAGCGTTTATGGAGGCGTTCCCATCATTACTGAGGTATATGACCTGGATGCGGAGTTCAACATTGCGCGGAACACCTACGAAGAATGCGTGAACTTTATCGTCGAGGAGTGCGATAAGGCGGCCAGCCTGCTGCCCGATGAGCATACCGGCGATAATATCGGCCGGGCCAGCAGGGGAGCTGCGCTGGCGCTGAAATCCAGGGTGCTGCTGTATGCCGCAAGCGACCTGTACAATACGCCCGTGTTTTCAGATTACCCCAATCCGGAACTTATCGGCTATACCGGCGGTGACAGGACGGCCCGCTGGCAGGCGGCAAAGGACGCCGCCAAAGCGGTGATTGACCTGGGGTTGTACAAGCTGTACAAGGCTGAACCGGGTCCCGGCGATTCGGTAGCCCGGAACATCACGGAGATTTTCCTGTCCAGGCATACGGAAGAGGATATTTTCGTGAAATTCTTCACCACTCCTATGGCGCAGCGCTTCGGGCTGTACACCAGTCCCAACGGCTATCACGGCTGGGGCGCAAACGCACCTATCGGCGAACTGGTGGATGATTTCGAAATGGCGGACGGCACGAAATTCGACTGGGGAAATCCTGCTCATGCTGCCAGCCCTTACCAAAACCGTGAACCCCGTTTCTATGCGACCATCCTTTATAACGGGGCTCCCTGGAGAGAGCGCCCGGACGACGTCAAGGGACTGGACCCTTTTAACAGGGTGCAGACCGGCGTCTGGCAAACCTGGGACGAGGCGGCCGGCAAAATGGTGGAAATGTACGGGGTAGATACCCGGAAAAGTACGGTAGAAGACTGGAATGGTTCTTACACCGGTTATTATTGCCGCAAGTACGTGGATCCGGCCATTGACGCGCAATATGTGAGGCAGGCGGTCACCTGGCGGTTCATCAGGTATGGAGAAATACTTTTGAATTATGCCGAAGCCTGCATTGAGCTTGGGGAAGAAGAGGAAGCCAGGACCTATATCAACAAGATCCGCAGAAGAGCCGGCCTTCCCCCTGTTACTGAATCAGGAGCGGACCTGCGCGAACGCTACCGCAATGAAAGGCGCATTGAACTCGCTTTCGAGGACCAGCGCTTTTATGATGTCCGCCGCTGGGTCATCGGCCCGGAAGCTTACCAGCCTATTCATGTAGCCAAAGTCGTTTACGAACTGCAGCCTGATCATACCACGGCCACCGTCCCGACAGTCACCCATGAACCGTTCGAAACGCATTCCTGGGAGGATAAAGCGTACTTCCTGCCCATCATGCGCAATGAAATGAATAAAAATAACCTGCTGATACAGAACCCGGGCTATTGA
- a CDS encoding SusC/RagA family TonB-linked outer membrane protein has product MGDNSPLIVVDGIANRGLERLNAADIESITVLKDASAAIYGAQAANGVILVTTKRGRLGKPQISLNYNEGLSTPTVLPESIDAATYLEMLNEIGEYAGQAPKYSEEEIQNYREGTDPWLYPNTDWYAETFRDAAPQRSANLTISGGQEYLSYFISAGTQFQDAIYKNSATNYKQMNFRVNLDGKVSDNVRYSIDVSGREQYRNYPTRSASDIFTMLRRGKPHMHAYWPNGMNGPDIEYGNNPVVVTTNQTGYDRNKTTNLMTRAKLDVKLPWIEGLSLSGNVAFDRQMDNDKLWRTPWFLYSWDRESVDENGQPVLVEGQKGFTNPELTQEMEDADRLTLNALLNYERNFGGMHNFKFLAGTERISGESMIFSAFRKHFVSEAIDQLFAGGDADKTNSGQASEEARLNYFGRVNYDFKSKYLFEFVWRYDGSFIFPREKRFGFFPGVSLGWRISEENFWEGIRPVVSHLKIRGSWGQTGNDRIDTYQYMASYGYEAGANEIYVFNGDVESKILGELRIPNRNVTWEVANQSNIGFDGELFNSKVSFSADYFYNVREDILWRRSASVPASSGLTLPSENIGEVVNQGAEFQLGYRNKAGDLHYEVSANINFNKNRIKFWDETPGVPEYQQSTGHPMNTNLYYKAIGIFRDQAAVDAYPHWTGARPGDVIFEDVNQDGEINGLDRVRIYKTDLPTQTGGFNIDLAYKNFYSSIFFQWAAGAVRNDYYEMQGEVGNFLARDVEGRWTPENPDADQPRIWNRYSEYWRSNDNTYWLQSSDYVRLKSFELGYNLPASLCESLHMSAASIYFTGLNLLTFTGVEDFDPESTSAVAYPLNKVYNFGVTLTF; this is encoded by the coding sequence CTGGGTGACAATTCCCCGCTGATCGTGGTGGACGGCATCGCAAACCGCGGCCTGGAACGGCTGAATGCCGCCGATATCGAGAGCATTACCGTACTGAAGGACGCGTCGGCCGCTATTTACGGGGCTCAGGCGGCCAACGGGGTTATCCTGGTAACAACCAAAAGAGGCAGATTGGGAAAGCCGCAGATCAGCCTGAATTATAATGAAGGGTTGAGTACGCCCACGGTGCTTCCCGAAAGTATCGATGCGGCGACCTACCTGGAAATGCTGAACGAGATCGGAGAATATGCCGGGCAGGCTCCCAAGTATTCCGAAGAAGAGATCCAGAATTACCGCGAAGGGACCGACCCCTGGCTTTATCCGAACACGGACTGGTACGCGGAAACCTTTCGCGATGCAGCCCCCCAGCGTTCGGCCAACCTGACCATCAGCGGAGGGCAGGAATACCTTTCTTATTTTATTTCCGCAGGGACCCAGTTCCAGGACGCCATATATAAGAACAGCGCGACCAATTACAAGCAAATGAACTTCCGGGTGAACCTTGACGGAAAAGTTTCGGATAACGTAAGGTACAGCATTGACGTATCAGGCCGGGAGCAGTACCGAAATTATCCTACCCGTTCGGCCTCGGATATTTTCACCATGCTAAGGAGGGGTAAGCCTCACATGCATGCCTACTGGCCCAATGGCATGAACGGCCCCGATATCGAGTATGGCAATAATCCCGTGGTAGTCACCACCAATCAGACCGGGTACGACCGCAATAAGACCACTAACCTGATGACCAGGGCGAAGCTGGACGTGAAGCTTCCCTGGATCGAAGGGCTGTCCCTTTCCGGGAACGTAGCGTTTGACCGGCAAATGGATAACGATAAGCTTTGGCGCACGCCCTGGTTCCTGTATTCCTGGGACAGGGAAAGCGTCGATGAGAACGGTCAGCCTGTCCTGGTGGAAGGGCAGAAAGGCTTCACCAATCCTGAACTGACCCAGGAAATGGAGGATGCCGACCGCCTGACCCTGAACGCCCTGCTCAACTATGAGCGGAACTTTGGCGGGATGCATAATTTCAAGTTCCTGGCCGGTACGGAAAGGATCTCGGGCGAGTCCATGATCTTCTCCGCTTTCCGCAAACATTTCGTTTCCGAAGCCATTGACCAGCTATTCGCCGGCGGCGATGCCGATAAAACCAATTCCGGCCAGGCCAGCGAAGAAGCCAGGCTCAATTACTTCGGCCGCGTAAATTATGATTTCAAAAGCAAGTACCTCTTCGAATTCGTATGGAGGTACGACGGTTCCTTTATCTTCCCCAGGGAAAAGCGGTTCGGGTTCTTCCCCGGCGTCTCGCTCGGCTGGAGGATCTCCGAGGAAAATTTCTGGGAAGGTATCCGCCCCGTTGTCAGCCATTTAAAGATCAGGGGGTCCTGGGGGCAGACGGGGAATGACCGGATAGACACCTACCAGTATATGGCCAGCTACGGCTATGAAGCGGGCGCTAACGAGATCTATGTCTTCAACGGGGATGTGGAATCAAAAATCCTTGGCGAACTGCGTATTCCCAACCGGAATGTGACCTGGGAAGTGGCCAACCAGTCGAACATTGGCTTTGACGGGGAATTGTTCAACAGCAAGGTCTCCTTTTCGGCGGATTATTTCTATAATGTCCGGGAGGATATCCTGTGGCGGCGAAGTGCTTCCGTACCGGCTTCCAGCGGGCTCACGCTGCCCAGCGAGAATATCGGGGAAGTGGTGAACCAGGGCGCGGAATTCCAGCTTGGCTACCGGAACAAGGCGGGAGATCTTCATTACGAGGTTTCAGCCAATATCAACTTCAACAAGAACCGGATAAAGTTTTGGGATGAGACACCCGGAGTGCCCGAATACCAGCAATCCACCGGTCATCCAATGAATACGAATCTTTATTACAAAGCAATAGGCATATTCCGTGACCAGGCTGCCGTAGACGCTTATCCCCACTGGACCGGCGCCCGGCCCGGAGACGTGATCTTCGAGGATGTAAACCAGGACGGCGAGATCAACGGTCTTGACCGGGTGCGTATTTACAAAACGGACCTGCCCACGCAAACAGGCGGTTTTAATATTGACCTGGCTTACAAGAATTTCTACAGCTCCATATTTTTCCAATGGGCCGCCGGCGCGGTAAGGAATGATTACTATGAAATGCAGGGAGAGGTTGGAAATTTCCTGGCGCGCGATGTGGAAGGAAGATGGACTCCTGAGAACCCCGATGCGGACCAGCCCAGGATATGGAACCGTTACAGCGAGTACTGGAGGTCGAATGACAACACTTACTGGCTGCAGAGTTCCGATTACGTCAGGCTGAAGAGTTTTGAGCTGGGCTATAATCTGCCTGCCTCACTCTGTGAAAGCCTGCACATGAGCGCGGCCAGCATTTACTTCACCGGGCTGAACCTGCTCACTTTCACCGGGGTGGAGGACTTTGACCCGGAATCAACCTCGGCGGTGGCCTACCCGCTTAATAAGGTCTATAATTTCGGCGTGACATTAACCTTTTAA